In Primulina eburnea isolate SZY01 chromosome 5, ASM2296580v1, whole genome shotgun sequence, a single window of DNA contains:
- the LOC140831772 gene encoding large ribosomal subunit protein eL27x-like — protein sequence MVKFLKPNKAVIVLQGRYAGRKAVIIRAFDDGTRDRPYGHCLVAGISKYPRKVIRKDSAKKQAKKSRVKCFVKLVNYNHIMPTRYTLDVDLKDVVTLDSLQSRDKKVTAAKETKARFEERFKTGKNRWFFTKLRF from the coding sequence ATGGTGAAATTTCTGAAGCCAAACAAGGCCGTAATCGTATTACAGGGCCGATACGCCGGTCGTAAGGCCGTGATTATTCGCGCCTTCGACGATGGAACGCGCGACCGTCCTTACGGGCATTGCTTAGTCGCCGGAATCTCCAAATACCCTCGGAAAGTCATCCGTAAGGACTCGGCGAAGAAGCAAGCGAAGAAATCGAGGGTGAAATGCTTCGTTAAGCTCGTGAATTACAATCACATCATGCCCACTCGCTACACGCTCGACGTGGATCTGAAGGATGTGGTTACGCTGGATTCCCTGCAGTCGAGGGACAAGAAGGTGACGGCAGCTAAGGAGACCAAGGCGAGGTTCGAGGAGCGGTTCAAGACTGGGAAAAACCGCTGGTTCTTCACGAAACTCCGGTTCTGA